tccctctctttctctctttcatttacCTCTCTGATGCATAAACATTATTATAATTTCAGGGTCGGAGAAATTCCAAGGGTCATTATCGAGGCCGCGGTAAAATTCGAGGTACTGATCGAGGGTATCCAAGAGGGAATAGGTCTAAAGCATTTAGCAATAATAATCAGAGCCAGGCACCTAAGGGTGTGAGGGGGAGAGGGCCCAGACGCTATGAACCTACCTATAGAAACAGAAGTCAGGCACCTCAAACTGAAAACAGACAGTGAGTTTAAACTTTGAGCTTTATggctttcagtaaaaaaaaattcccctaTATTCATCAGGTTAGGCTTAAAATATACTGTTTGCTGATGTTTCAGATCTGGGAAGCCTCTTGAGAGAACTTCCCATACTAACTCTGGGAGAGCTTTCACAGCCACCTCAAATGTGGAATCTGACCCTGTTCCTGAGAGGAGACAAGTGTTCTCAAGCTTGAACTCTGCTTCTCCTCCATTTTACCCTTCAGGCTCTTCCAATAAAGACATTGCACTGACGCAGAAAAGGGATGTTCAAGCAGGTAGTTCCTACAGAGGTCTTCACCCAGCTGTGATGGACGACAGTTCTTCTGTCCAACAAACCAATTCATTGCTGCGGGGGAAGAATATAGCTGAATCTGTTGGCATGGACAAGCTTTACATTGATGATTCCATCAACACTGGTGCTGGGAAGCCTTTGTCTAATATGCAAATGCCACTTTCTGGATCCTCATTAGTCAATACTACACAATCTCCTCCAATCAGGGCTCAGGGAAGGGGTTTATCTATCCCAGGACAAATGAATTATCAACCGGGCCCACCTCATAATCAAGTCAATAGAGTTTCTTCTTCAACACAACTCCATTCTGTTCAGAAAGGTCCTGCTCAAAGTAGAGGTCAACCTCCTGCACAGCAGTCAAGCCAGCGGCCTGGTAGTGGTTCTCAATCTTCCTCCCCACCAAAAACAGCTCTTTCAATAAATTCTAATGAATCTGGAGAAGCTGAATCTCCTTCAGAGTCAAATAAATCTAAAGGTGCATTGGTTGGAAAGGGAAAAGCCAATACTCAAGGTGCTGGAAGGGGATCTTTTATGTATGGTGGGGTTCCGGTTATGGGAGCTACTGGGAATATGACAGTTGGTCATGGAGATCAAAACTTCCCTGGAGCCTTTTTGCCAGGTGAGGTTTCTTGGatcttactttcaattattaagaagaaaattacaaataagGGAAAATATCTGAAATGTTGTATACACAGAATGCTCAGTTTTGGATTGCTATTTACAGGACACTTACAAGTCTTTGAAGTTTACTCTTTGTGCAGCTTAGTAATGAACTAGAGTTATTTATCTTCTTCTAcccccctctttctctctcactaaGTTGATTaaacatacaaataaattgtttaatttctaCTAGcaactaaattaattttatctacgtattatgcttttttttccccattagGTCTTTGGGAACAGCTTTGGTATCTTGAATTGTTTATCTAGCTCTATTTTATTGCAAACTTGACGGAATACCagtataatttttgttttccccCTTCTATCAAACTTTTGTGAGTTTTAGTTATTTATCTATTCTTGTTCTTATCTGGTTGTACTTGCAGTAATGCAATTTGGAGGCCAGCATCCTGGTGGTGTTGGAGTTCCCGCTGTTGGCATGGCATTCCCTGGTTATGTTACTCAACCACAACTTGGTTTGGGAAATTCTGAGATGACATGGTTAGTAATCCTTTTCTTGTAAATGTGCAGTTTCCTTTCATCTGTATTTGTCTTGTTTTTCTTCTGACCTTGACTGCCTGCTATTAAAATTTCTTTGGGGGATGAAAGTTTGAATGAGAAATTAATTCCTCTTCACTGCATCAGTCCAGTtgtctcttttgttttgtttattttgaaaggGATTAGTAATGATCATTTTGTTCTTCAGGCTACCGGTTTTAGCAGGAGCAGCAGGAGCTTTGGGGGCTACATACTGTTCACCATATATTGTTGACGGTGCTTATCATGCTCGCCCTTCAGGACAGACATCTTCCGTGGGTGCCTCAAGGTTGGTAGAATGTTTTCCATGAGTTTGATATTTTACAATGATCTGATGACttgctttgttttgattaaTCTGGTTATATTGGTGTCTAGTGAAGCATTATTTTGACTTCAGTCCTTTTGTCAAAATGCTTGCTTCAACTTCAAGGCACTCTTATATAACCATCTTACATAGTATGACTTAAATCGTTTAGTGGAGATATACTATAGTATGACTTTGTCTTGTCTATTTGTTTGGCATGTGATCATGACACGTCATTATAAACACAAAATTCTCCTCATACAGTCATATGGTGAAAGTTGATAGTTTGATCATGCTACTATTAACTGATGCGGTTATTCCAACAACATTGCATTGTCctaatcttcatttttttttgggttccttTGTagcaaagaaaataatttgaacAAGCCCAATAATGAATGGAAGCCTTCACAGAGGCCTGGTAAGATATGATCCGTAATACGTAGTCTTGTGCTTTTGTGTGACTTTCTTTAACACACcactttattatttgttaaaatgaACGCGTTTTCACTTTTCCTGCAGAACTTGCAAGCGATGAATTTGGGCAGCGACAAAATAAGCCTCGCAGgcaagttgaaatttttttttcgttgagtgtggaataaattttttgagGCTTGCCAAGTTGTCCAGACTTACCCACCCTGGATAGGGTGGTGGTGGATAGGACTTGATTCCTTGTGCTATATACTACTGCCTTGTGTGATTGTTTATACTTGCCTTTTTCTATCCACGCAGATATTCAGAGATGAACTTTGGACAGTGAAGTACTTAGATATGGATCCTGTTCTAATAAGCAGATAAAGGTTTAATACCGCCCAATTAAACTTTTGTGTTGTCTGGGTGTCACAAAATTCTGAGTTGTGATTGCTTGGTGCTGCAGGCCTTCCTCCAGGTCCTTTGTGATCTCCAGCTCTTGTTCTGGAGCACTTTGGGCCGCAATAGGTTTCATGATATTTTAGGTAATTAATCTTGCtccaattaatatatttatcttttatgtattttgggtttcaaaatttttattttttatgaatatattCCATGAAATTTAGATAATTAATCTTGCTCTGATTAATATATTTCTTTccatgtattttgtatttatcaaattttaccTTTTATGTTCACAGggataaaagaataattttaaatgttttctGACCTGGTATTCTGATATTTTCCCCCTCTTCAATCTGTTACACTGTCTTTCTGCAATTTAACACAAAATCTGAGATctcaaatttatatttgcaGTATACTCACCTTCATTAGGAAAACCTATTAGTAATTTATGCAAGTATTTGGCAAACTACAGGACTGGTTTAGTTCTTATACAAATTGAACTCACTGGTTTAATTTTTTCTAGATTGTCTAGAACCTGGTCTGAATCAGTTTTAGTTAACATGCAGCATatgaaaatgtcaaatttaaaattagtttaTGATAGGAATTAGTATGTGAaaacatcaaattttaaaaaggaaaaagtttagctacaaaattagttgtagcttaaggctacaaccttactcaatacctttttattgaatgtgaattttgacaaaagcaaccttggattacattttctttctaTATCATCTATGCTAGcataatttctaaaaaattaaagatgaatagctatgtcattaataaattgttaaattgcaagttttaatagttttaaattatgtataaaatataaactaataGATCATATAGTATGTGTTTGGATCTGGATGAATGAACCTGTGTCTGCGTTTTCAGcgttttcctctttttttttttttttttcctgctgcATGCGTTTCAGCTTTAGGGAACAGAGTGACTGTTCACGAGACCCACAACcactttattcataaaaaaaaatattaaaaatgggtcccacagcactattcacccatttaaaaattattttgctacagcattttcagttttcagtggtatccaaacagacccatagtaaataatatccgattagcacaaaatttaacatttataataagagtgtaaagaacgtACAAGGTTAGCTGTCATTAATTAGTTGCTGTAACATGAATGCTTTTAAAGGAAGTTGTAACCTTAAAAGGAAGTtatagccttaggctacaatcaattttgtagctaaactttgtccttataaaaatatgattttggatGGAATATATTTGAAAGAACCAAagttaaaattgattttttatatggGAACATATCTAGTCCCGTTTTGAACtagttttttaatgaaaaagttaccAAACTAAAAACAACTAAAACCAGTTTTCTTGCACTTTGCTTGTGTGGTTTTGTGGTTTGCCAAACACCCCATATGATTTAGTCTTAGGGAAAGACCTATATTACAGGGCTGATTATCATGTGATTAAAGCGTTAATCAATCTCTGGAACCTGTATGCCTTCGTCAAGTTTTAGTTTTGGTGCTTAGTAGACCCATAATATCTTCGAATCCCACCATTTCTTTGTATCTACTCTTTAGTTTGCACATGCAGTTATTAACTTGTTATTTGTCTCTGTTTtaacctccctctctctctgtctGTGTCTCTGTTCATGCAGTTATATATGACAAACACCTGCTCATGCTGCactaaataatttaaaaacaatattgTGGCTTGACGGGTGGCAGTTCCTTTTTAAACTTGCGGTAAGAATCTGCTTCAGAGGATAATCCTTGACTTTCTAAATTCGCCAATTGACATTGGATGAAACTGATAAAGTCCTGCTTTTGTTGATTTCAGGTTTTCttgtggtttgggttttttattgAAGCTTGTGAGAAATGTAAGCCAGCTTCCAAAActataaagaaaaggaaaaaaagaacaacatttATTGTGCAGCAGCTGTTTGCTTGGTGGAGTTGaattcttctatttatttatataaatggtttggggtttttatttatttattttcctgaCAATAACAAGTTAAGTTATTGAGAGACCCTTTGTACGTATGGGATTTTTCTGGAGTTTACTATGCTGTGGGGATATTGCGGTTAGAGTTTTAGTTGATCATGGGACTTTCAGAATAGTATTCGGTATTTGGTGTAATGAAAGGGTACTTGATGTTCTAGTGAGCTATTATctgtgattactgatgtttttcTAGGTAATGCAACGCTTGGCAATAATTATTCTGTTTGcgatattttatttatttgtagacTCAGAAGGCAGGCCGAATGTAGAAAGAGTGTCTGTAGAGAATACACCACCTACGTAAATTTTGGTTGAGGAGTGAGAGCACAAAACTCATCTTAGAATGTGGCCTTTCTAGCTGTAATACTGCGAAAGAGTAAAGATGGATGGACGTCAATTATTAATACAAGGGGGAAAAATTAAGATGGATATCTACACAGGTCAGGTTGCACGTGTGATGTACATAATGTAAGTTGCAAATTAGGGGGAAAAATAATGTATATATGTCCTtgtggttttttattattttttatttttattttgagagttATAATTCATAGCGTCCACTCTTGATAATAGTTGTTTGTCATCAAATCAagactaatcagtttttggtgtaggtgaaAATTGAACTATAAATCTCTTATTAAACCATCATAAAtattactagttgagctaactaaaatTCATTACTCTTGTGGCTTTGATGCTTTGGCTTAGCTCATCTATTTAAGTGATAGCTCAATTCTTTGTTTTCGAGATTCAAGtctatctttatcaaaatattaataaaataaaataaaaataatgttcttttatttattgatgaaaAATCAGGTCCTTTATTCGTCACTCACTGGTCACCTGGGCATTGTCCCTTGGATGATTTAAGggcatatataaatatatcctTCACGGCCCTACCCACAGACTCGCTCCTGCGGTTgcaaccatttttatttttattttatataaatcttTTAGGAAAGTCAAAGaagattattaattaatttaataagtctatgaattgataatttaatttattaaattaaattaataatttactgATTTGCTTATTTAGTGAAAGTGGTTTAGAAACAAGTtaggcttgaaaaaaaaaaaaaagactaattttATAAGTGGCATGAAAAGGCCAACAAGGTGAATTTCTGATTTGGGGAAAAACCTTTTAAGTGGAGGGATTCATAAGagaatttaaactttaaacagcTGAAAAACTTAACGAACAGTTGAACTAAATACTCACAACTATGTGAGACTCAGGTCAAAAGGTAAATTTATACTCCAACCATCAACTTATAGTTAAGAAACAGAAATAGCATTTTAGAGTTGAAAGAATAGTTAAAAATTCTTAGTCGTTATCGAGACATTGTGTGATTATGATCATAGTGGGCATAAATGAGTCTaatcaagccaagtattaaaagtttaagtttgtttattaattttacttcAAACATGAACTGAATTTGAGTCTATCACTAGTATTAGATGTTCAAgcttggtttgtttttttttttttcatcaaataagCTTAAAGTTTGTTTATGAGTTGcttgattaatttattctttttctatatataataaagtcatGACATTaatttttggacaaagtttggctacaaattttGTGATTGCTAATGGCTACAACTCCTGTTAAAAAAGTTtacatgactacatattttgaaaagagTAAGACTTAGGTTCTATTCTTTCAGTTCCCTTCTTTAGATTCTGTCATGcgaattttttctcatgggatgaAAGTGTAtgttttagttaagtagccacatgactGAATCTTAAGAGAAGAACTTAAGGAGCAACACCTAAGGTActatatctaagttttgtcattttgaaaatctaactgttggattacatgttctttactATTATAACgcacatgtcaaatttcgtgccaatcggatgttatttgttatttgatccatatacttattttttatgcataattttatactacaaaacCTCGacatttaaatatttgatttatgaaataactattgatttttgataTTCTTGAATTTTTGCAAGTAAGGAGGATATaggaagaaaatgtaatctaattgtagatacatattttgaaaagagTAAGACTTATATTCTGTTCTTTAGGTTCTCTACTTAAGATTTTGTCATGCAGATTTTTTCTTATGGGATGAAAGTGTAtgttttagttaagtagccacatggttGAATCTTAAGaagggaacctaaggaacaacacctaaggtattctacctaagttttgtcattttgaaaatctaactgttggattacatgtttgcacatgtcaaatttcgtgccaatcgaatgttatttactatttgatccatatacttattttttatgtataattttagactacaaaaccttgacatttaaatatttgatttatgaaataactattgatttttgatattcttgaatttttgtaagcaaagaggatataagaagaaaatgtaatctaattatggatttgtcaaaatttatatccaataaaaagatattgagtgaagTTGTTGCCATTGGCATTGTCCTAATCTTCATCCATGATTTTTTATCCCTTCACAAATCTATGAATCGTTGCTATGAATggtatgtttttattattaataaactacAAAGAATACTTTGATATTATATGAATCTATTTACAAAGTTATACAATCCTATCTCAAGTCtttttctaattatattttatgaatgttCTATCTCAAGTCTAtatcattatattttttgaCGAGTATACATatagaaatataatatattatatatagttaaatcgAGACTCATGTTCACTTGTTTGTTTATgaacacattattatgtttgagcttGATCGTTTAATAATTGAGCCTAACTTGGGCTTGAGTTTGGCTCATTTATtaaaccaaaatatatatatatataaacaatatttttttggagTTGAGCCTGAGTTAAGCTATTCATAAATAACTTGATTCATTTACAGCTAAAGGAATTAATTTCGTACTAGAGGCCATTTCAGTTTTCCTAGGCGAGcgaaatatttcggtaccgatGTACCGTTTTAGGATTACCATTATTTCTATATTTCTATACTTCTATACacatgtttatatttatttatgtaagtatgaatttattaatttttatatttattaatataaaatttaaaatccacaTATTTTGTAAACTTAAATATTAGCCTAAGTACATTAACccaatataataatttaaataacatgcctttttttttttcttcaaattttaaacatttttatagTACATGCCAAAAAACTCGAAAATATTCCTAATACAACCGATATAGGCCGATACAACATGATATTTTATCCAGTATATTTTAAAAGAGTACTGATACCAAAATCGTATTTACATCTTTGTTTACAACCCTAATAGTGATTAAGTTGCCTATTCATGAGAGGAACTTTTTGCAA
The sequence above is drawn from the Castanea sativa cultivar Marrone di Chiusa Pesio chromosome 5, ASM4071231v1 genome and encodes:
- the LOC142636519 gene encoding protein MLN51 homolog codes for the protein MASAGEEELDYESDPEDVKRSLAMRRREASDDEEAEEEGREKTRVDPRAVIHSDESDGQGGVAEYDDEEEELDEEELLEEEELVEEEDEGLVEEEEVVGVYEERVGGGGGEGDARVGVENSAAAAVVNKSKVHGEERRAVDDSAEVQAEGQDGEEDEEEEVEEKKENEPFAVPTAGAFYMHDDRFRDNAGGRPRRTHGGRRLWESKDDRKWGHDKFEEMNLQERHYDEGRRNSKGHYRGRGKIRGTDRGYPRGNRSKAFSNNNQSQAPKGVRGRGPRRYEPTYRNRSQAPQTENRQSGKPLERTSHTNSGRAFTATSNVESDPVPERRQVFSSLNSASPPFYPSGSSNKDIALTQKRDVQAGSSYRGLHPAVMDDSSSVQQTNSLLRGKNIAESVGMDKLYIDDSINTGAGKPLSNMQMPLSGSSLVNTTQSPPIRAQGRGLSIPGQMNYQPGPPHNQVNRVSSSTQLHSVQKGPAQSRGQPPAQQSSQRPGSGSQSSSPPKTALSINSNESGEAESPSESNKSKGALVGKGKANTQGAGRGSFMYGGVPVMGATGNMTVGHGDQNFPGAFLPVMQFGGQHPGGVGVPAVGMAFPGYVTQPQLGLGNSEMTWLPVLAGAAGALGATYCSPYIVDGAYHARPSGQTSSVGASSKENNLNKPNNEWKPSQRPELASDEFGQRQNKPRRYSEMNFGQ